One window from the genome of Pseudomonas sp. L5B5 encodes:
- a CDS encoding OmpA family protein codes for MFTSRRLIVVASAVALLSGCASPNPYDNQGQADGGSSGMSKTAKYGGLGALAGALAGAAIDHNNRGKGALIGAAVVGASAAGYGYYADQQEKKLRASMANTGVEVQRQGDQIKLIMPGNITFATDSANIAPSFYQPLNNLANSLREFSQNQIEIVGYTDSTGSRQHNMDLSQRRAQSVATYLTSQGVSGSNLSSRGAGPDNPIASNADVNGRAQNRRVEVNLKAIPGQQYQQPAQQQYQQPYQQGY; via the coding sequence ATGTTCACCTCGCGTCGTTTGATTGTTGTCGCTTCTGCTGTGGCCTTGCTGTCCGGCTGCGCTTCGCCTAACCCCTATGACAACCAGGGGCAGGCCGACGGCGGCTCGTCGGGCATGAGCAAAACTGCGAAATATGGTGGCCTTGGTGCCTTGGCCGGTGCGCTGGCTGGTGCCGCAATCGACCACAACAACCGTGGCAAGGGCGCATTGATCGGCGCTGCGGTGGTCGGTGCCTCCGCCGCCGGTTATGGCTACTACGCCGACCAGCAGGAGAAGAAGTTGCGCGCCAGCATGGCCAATACCGGGGTCGAGGTGCAGCGCCAGGGTGACCAGATCAAGCTGATCATGCCGGGCAACATCACATTCGCCACTGATTCGGCAAACATTGCTCCCAGCTTCTACCAACCGCTGAACAACCTGGCCAACTCCTTGCGTGAGTTCAGCCAGAACCAGATCGAGATCGTCGGCTATACCGACAGCACTGGCAGTCGCCAGCACAACATGGATCTGTCTCAGCGTCGCGCCCAGAGCGTGGCTACCTACCTGACGTCCCAGGGCGTGAGCGGCTCCAACCTGTCTTCGCGTGGTGCCGGCCCGGACAATCCGATTGCCAGTAACGCAGACGTCAACGGCCGTGCCCAGAACCGTCGGGTCGAGGTCAACCTGAAGGCGATTCCTGGCCAGCAATACCAGCAGCCGGCCCAACAGCAATACCAGCAGCCCTATCAGCAGGGTTACTGA
- a CDS encoding YhcB family protein yields the protein MEHSLLVWLLPTLALVAGVAIGFLVARLLPNAAPNRTQRQLDDIQERFDNYQNEVVTHFNSTANLVKKLTQSYQEVQDHLAEGANRLALDELTRQRLLAALHSESVQAPRERLTPPRDQEPPRDYAPKTPNAPGMLDEQYGLKK from the coding sequence GTGGAACACTCGCTCTTAGTTTGGTTGTTGCCGACTCTTGCCCTGGTTGCGGGTGTCGCCATTGGATTCCTGGTCGCTCGCCTGCTGCCCAATGCGGCGCCTAATCGCACGCAGCGTCAGTTGGATGATATTCAGGAACGTTTCGACAATTACCAGAATGAAGTAGTAACGCACTTCAACAGCACCGCCAACCTGGTGAAGAAACTCACCCAGAGCTACCAGGAAGTGCAGGATCACCTTGCCGAGGGCGCCAACCGCCTGGCCCTGGACGAACTGACCCGCCAGCGCCTGCTGGCCGCCCTGCACTCCGAATCGGTGCAGGCTCCCCGCGAACGCCTGACTCCACCACGGGACCAGGAACCGCCACGGGACTACGCGCCCAAGACGCCGAACGCCCCGGGCATGCTCGACGAGCAATATGGCCTGAAGAAGTAA